The following are encoded together in the Arcobacter aquimarinus genome:
- a CDS encoding anion permease has protein sequence MSNQTIKLFSPLIVLLILWFIPAPEGLSQEGWHFLAIFFAVVVGLIIEPVPAALVGFAGVSLVALLGLVGNSKESITWALSGFSNSVIWLIFAAFMFALGYKKTGLGKRVSLIMIKYMGKSSLGLGYAVAFSDLILSPFMPSNTARSAGTIYPVASNIPLIFDSTPEHEPRKLGAYISWVAIATTCVTSSMFLTALAPNLLAVDLINQGTGNMISWGAWASIMLPLMIPLFLLTPWLVYVIYPPTQKKSPEAPAWAAEELKKLGKITPKELLMAGLAILALSLWIFSKELGIDSTTTAISVVSIMVLANVITWDDVISNKAAFNVLIWFASLVAMAAGLKKVGVLTWIGASTETYLSGLSPTMLIISMLVLFFVLHYFFASTTAHTTALMPIFLAIAVNLMTPEQLVPFSILLAGSLGVMGIITPYATGPSPIWYGAGYISQGKWWALGAIFGALYLVAIIIGGLIFI, from the coding sequence ATGTCAAATCAAACTATTAAGCTATTCTCACCACTAATAGTTTTATTAATTCTTTGGTTTATTCCAGCACCAGAAGGACTAAGTCAAGAAGGATGGCACTTTTTAGCAATATTTTTTGCTGTTGTAGTAGGATTAATAATTGAGCCTGTTCCTGCTGCATTAGTTGGTTTTGCTGGAGTTTCACTCGTAGCACTTTTAGGGTTAGTTGGTAATTCTAAAGAGAGTATTACTTGGGCATTATCAGGGTTTTCAAATAGTGTTATTTGGTTAATTTTTGCAGCATTTATGTTTGCACTTGGTTATAAAAAAACTGGTCTAGGAAAAAGAGTTTCATTAATTATGATTAAATATATGGGAAAAAGTTCTCTTGGTCTTGGATATGCAGTTGCATTTTCAGATTTAATTTTATCTCCATTTATGCCATCAAATACAGCAAGAAGTGCCGGAACTATTTATCCTGTTGCTTCAAATATTCCTTTGATTTTTGACTCAACACCAGAACATGAACCAAGAAAACTAGGTGCTTATATTTCTTGGGTTGCTATTGCAACTACTTGCGTTACAAGTTCTATGTTTTTAACAGCACTTGCTCCAAATTTACTTGCTGTTGATTTAATAAATCAAGGAACTGGAAATATGATTTCATGGGGAGCTTGGGCTTCTATAATGCTTCCTCTTATGATTCCATTATTTTTATTGACACCTTGGTTAGTATATGTGATTTATCCACCAACACAAAAAAAATCTCCGGAAGCTCCTGCTTGGGCAGCTGAAGAGTTAAAAAAACTAGGGAAAATCACGCCTAAAGAACTTTTAATGGCAGGACTTGCTATTTTAGCTTTAAGCCTTTGGATTTTTAGTAAAGAATTAGGTATAGATTCTACAACTACAGCTATTTCTGTTGTGTCAATTATGGTTTTAGCAAATGTTATTACATGGGATGATGTTATTTCAAATAAAGCAGCATTTAATGTACTTATTTGGTTTGCTTCACTTGTTGCAATGGCTGCTGGATTGAAAAAAGTAGGTGTTTTAACTTGGATTGGAGCTAGCACAGAAACATATCTTTCTGGACTAAGTCCAACAATGCTTATTATTTCAATGTTAGTATTATTCTTTGTTTTACACTACTTCTTTGCAAGTACAACAGCACATACAACTGCATTAATGCCTATCTTCTTAGCAATTGCAGTAAATTTAATGACACCAGAGCAACTAGTACCTTTTAGTATTTTATTAGCTGGAAGTTTAGGGGTTATGGGAATTATTACACCGTATGCAACTGGACCTTCTCCTATTTGGTATGGAGCGGGATATATTTCTCAAGGGAAATGGTGGGCTTTAGGAGCTATCTTTGGAGCTTTATATTTAGTAGCTATTATCATAGGTGGATTAATATTTATCTAA
- a CDS encoding sulfite exporter TauE/SafE family protein, whose amino-acid sequence MDLNLDFLIIISFIIFVSALVHGTIGFGFAILATPLLAMVTDMKTAILYIAIPTLFINLISIYSEGNFFQAVKKFYPLALMGMIGSAIGTQILIYSSSELFKLLLAFSILLYLFIQKFKIEMKWIRQKKKLSMVVFGLLAGIVGGLTNVMGSILIIYSLESKHSKKDIIQSTNLCFLFGKIIQIILFAIHGSFNEELLIVSFSTLIVVVIAMIVGLNIKDKIPQEIYKKVIKLVLFLMASFLVYQTI is encoded by the coding sequence ATGGATTTAAACCTCGATTTTTTAATAATTATTTCATTTATAATTTTTGTATCAGCTTTAGTTCATGGAACAATAGGTTTTGGTTTTGCAATACTTGCAACACCTCTTTTAGCTATGGTTACGGATATGAAAACGGCCATTTTATACATAGCAATTCCTACACTTTTTATTAATTTAATTAGTATTTATAGTGAAGGTAATTTCTTTCAAGCAGTAAAAAAATTTTATCCTTTGGCTTTGATGGGAATGATTGGAAGTGCAATAGGAACTCAAATACTTATTTATTCTAGTTCTGAACTTTTTAAATTATTATTAGCTTTTTCAATTCTTTTGTATCTATTTATTCAAAAGTTTAAAATTGAAATGAAATGGATAAGACAAAAGAAAAAATTATCAATGGTAGTTTTTGGTTTACTGGCAGGAATTGTTGGTGGTTTAACAAATGTGATGGGTTCAATTTTGATAATTTATTCACTTGAATCAAAACATTCAAAAAAAGATATTATTCAATCTACAAATTTATGTTTTTTATTTGGAAAGATTATTCAAATTATTTTATTTGCAATTCATGGTTCATTTAATGAAGAGTTATTGATAGTCTCTTTTTCTACTTTAATTGTAGTTGTTATTGCAATGATTGTTGGATTGAATATAAAAGATAAGATTCCTCAAGAGATTTATAAAAAAGTGATAAAACTTGTTTTATTTTTAATGGCATCTTTTTTAGTATATCAAACTATTTAA